CGTGGGGAATCAAACATAAGAAAACTTACAACCAACCAGATTCATCTGAATTAAGAGTTGAAAAGAGAAGGTTACCTTCTTGAAGTTGATTGGGCGTCAATTCCTGCAGAACATGAAATTTCCAGCATTAGAAGTACGAAGATTTCAAATCAATGAGCGATATGCTAATATGAAATCCTTTTCCATGATACAATCTAGCAATCATGGTATGACAAGGAATATTGATGGGCCTTTCCATGTTGATTTAGATAGTGAAACTGATAACTAGTGTGAAGCCGTGATACTCTCCCATGATATTTCCAGCATTAGAAGTACGAAGATTTCAAATCAATGAGCGATATGAAATATTCtacaatctactccctccgtctggaattacttgtcgcacaaatgaataaagatggatgtatctagaactaaaatacatctagatacattcattcctatgacaagtatttccggacggagggagtataagtctttttagagacttCACTAGAGTACTACATAAGgagaaaaatgagtgaatctacattctaaggtATGTCTATATTCATACGTGTGTAGTCTCCTagagaaacctctaaaaagactttatatttaggaacggagggattaGCAGTCAAGGTACAATAAGGAATATTGATGGGCCTTCCCATGTTGATCTCGATAGTGCAACGGACAATAGTGCGAACTGAGAAGCCTACAACAAGAAGAGTAGACACCATACTGAACTATTGGTAATCCATGATCCCACTAAGTCACGTTTTTCACTTCTAGGAATCTATTTAATTATCCAGAACCTCAATAATCAATGTAAAATGAACATGCTTTTTTTTCAGAATCCAAGATTTGATGGGCATTTGAACGCTGAGACTGATATTCATTTAGGACTGCATAAGAAAAGCCAAGTAGACCAAAAATTCAAGAGAAATCACGAACCAAAGGTGAACTGAACTTTGCATACTGTACCTTAGTTTCTTTCAGCGACAGCAGGTATGCAGCCATGAAGCATGCAATCCCATCAACTATATCCTCTTGCTTAACTAGAACATATCCATCCTCTGAATCATCACTGACATTCATACTCTTATCATCCCATATATCTGCTGCACTTACGATATCCCATGATATGGTTTCATCTACTGCTACATGAGTAATTGCACAACTGTTCAGTTGACAGGTTTGATTTCAATTGAGCAAGTAAATGTGCAATTGCAGCATGGAGTGGCAAGGTCAGTTTATGTATTGTTCAAATTTtggaaacaacaaaaataaatgacAGATGATTGGGCAAATGCGCACCTGCACCATGTTGGTATACTGACTTCTGAATGTTATCAAGCTTTTCTAGAAATTCAGGTGATTCGACCCTCGATTTGAGAAGATTACACAGCTGCATAAGTAAATGGAGAGGTGCAAAAATTAAGAAAGTTTCAGAACAGAAGGCGTAAAATTAAGTTGTCGATTCAAACAGTAAAACAAATTCACATGAATCTGGCTTAATTCCATGGTATTGACATATTCTATCCAACTAAAGGCTCAGTTACGGTTGCTGTGATGTGCTTACTTTTCAAGGTGCAAAACGTCAATTGTTAAGTTtgagaaatcaaatgataaaagtaAATTCTGTCATCCAATTATCTCCTTGAAACACTCCCTGTCATGTGTTTCGGAACAGGATAATACTGTATACAGTAGATAACTAGTTTCACCGTGATTAATGAGAAAAAAAACAACTAGCCAAGCACAAGAAAGTGAGGGCAATTGGTACTGTCATGATCCACCGCAATTCCAACAAGAGACTACTAGATGGCTACAGTTTCAAGGACCCCAAGTTGTCCCAAATCGCCAATCAATCGAGCCCATCAACCAACCGCAGTCCCGATTTTCCAACGGACCATCGAATGAAATGCGGTTGGTGTGGTGTGCCTACTTTCGAAGGCGCAAAACAGACGGCTGTTACTATGTTTGGTAAATCAGATGCCAGCTAGATGAATTGTGCTGTTTGCTTGGCACGTTCCGTCTCACGTTTCGGAACACGCAATAGTAACAACAGACACCAGTTTCCTCGTTTGCACCTTGATTGTTATTAAGAAGGCAACAACTAGCTAAGCACCCAGATCAGATGCTAGAGGCGGTTGAGTTGAGCCGAACGATTGCTATCGGTCCTACAACAAAAGACGAGTGCTACCATAATAATCCACCCGCAATTCCATCGACTAAATCCGCTACGGTCCCGAGGACCCCCGATTGTCCTGGCAACTCGGCACTCGATCCAACCCATCAGCATCGCAATAGTCCCGATTCTCGATTTTCTCGAAGACGCCGAATCGCGCGCGGGGCTATGGGAGATCCCCCTCACCTCGTCCGTCTCGTAGTCGGCCTCCGACGGCtccggcgtcggcgtcggcggcCCCACCCCGTCCCCGGCGTCGCCGCCCGCCCGCCCCTCCGGATCCCGCTccccctcctcgtcctcgtcgtcgccctCCGGATCCCCGTCCCCCTCGGCGTCCCGCATGAGCTCGAGCGCGCGCTGGCACTGCTCGAGCACGGTCTCGAGCGTCCGCCGCCGCACCCTCAGCTCCGCGGCCTCCGGCGCCGCCCTCCGCCTCCCCGCCGAGGCGGAGGAGGCCGCGGGCTCCatcggaaaccctagggcgccggcgGCTCGCCTGGCTTGGCTTCCCGGGTTGGCGTGGGAGAgttgagaggagagggagagggagagggagagggagacgtgCGCTTGGCGATTGTTGTTGAGCCGGACGGAGCCGCGGGGGGAGGAGTGCCTCTCTTGTTGCGTTGGTTTCTTTTTCCCGGCGGCTTCGAGATAAGAGACAGACAGAGGCCGGGGCCCTCCCGGTAGCGGTAGGTGGTGTGGCTTCGAAGGGACTTGCTGACGGGTGGGGCCGACGTCCGCGGGTCCCGTGTGTCGGTGAGACGACTGGTCTGCCGTGGGCGTGTGGGTCGTTTCTGGGGTGTCGGGGGCGAAGCGGAGTGACGGGTGAATCGAATCCCGTTGGTCACGTGAAGTTGACGCACTGATTAGTTTACTACTGCTGCGGTTAATTAATTATACTGGGCAGTGCAATTCCCATGGGATCTTATCTTACCAAACGCCGTGACGGGAAAGCTGCCGTGCCATTCCCATGGTTCCCAACCCCCCGCAAATTGACGGGAAAGCTTAAATTCCTGCAGCTTAACGCAATAGGAGTACGTGCTATTAATATAAATAAACTAGAGTTATCCCGTCCAGATTCGGCGTCGCGCAGCGCCGTGCGTGCCTACCGACTGCACGCCGCACTAGTAGTGCCTTGCAAGGCTTACGGAGGCAAAATCGACAAATATGACCTCTTTGATCAAAAAATTCATAAACTGAACCGAGTTTGAAATTTTTTCA
This genomic stretch from Hordeum vulgare subsp. vulgare chromosome 6H, MorexV3_pseudomolecules_assembly, whole genome shotgun sequence harbors:
- the LOC123402700 gene encoding uncharacterized protein LOC123402700; translation: MEPAASSASAGRRRAAPEAAELRVRRRTLETVLEQCQRALELMRDAEGDGDPEGDDEDEEGERDPEGRAGGDAGDGVGPPTPTPEPSEADYETDELCNLLKSRVESPEFLEKLDNIQKSVYQHGAAVDETISWDIVSAADIWDDKSMNVSDDSEDGYVLVKQEDIVDGIACFMAAYLLSLKETKELTPNQLQEALSKTFSTKKRKGKLQKAWAGTQVIYNVASWSATAIGIYQNPAILKAATAAFWTSCRVVSKFL